The Deinococcus arcticus genome contains the following window.
ACAGCTGCGCAGCAGAGCGAGTCTCGAAAAAAGGACGTTGCACCGGGCGTGGAGACTGTTCGGTGCTCTCCTGCAAAGTCGCACCATGAGGGGCAACGTCAATTGCCTCGCCCCTCCCCCAGGCCGACGGTTCAGAAGGGCGCAGAAACGTTTCCCTTCCTGGGACAAGGCCCTTTGTTCGCTTCTCGCGCTGCGGCGCCGCTGTCCCCGCCCGCTCGGTTGATCGGGGGATCAACCGCGAGTGACTTCATCCCCGGCCATACCTGACCAGTCGCCTTCCAGGGTCAGCCGCACGGTGCCGGCCAGGGTCTGTCCCGGGCTCAGCACGCGCAGGTCGGTGCCGTCCACGCCCTGCGCGGCCAGATTCAGGGCGTCGGTGGCGTGCGAGACCGGCTCCAGGGCCAGACTTCCGTCCGGCGCGGTGAAGACCACAAGGTGCGAATACACGTTGTCGGCGGTCAGGGTCAGGGCGCGGTGGCCCCAGTCCAGGCGCGCCACCCCGTTCCAGGCGGTATAGGTGGCGTCAATCTGGCGCTGGCCCACAGGCGTGGGGCGCCGGAAGTCCTCGGCAGGCGTAACAGGGCGCGCAGCCCCCAGGGGCAGCTGGCGCTCATCGGTGTCGTACATCAGTTCGGTGTCCACTTCCAGGGTGGGGTCGGTGCCGCCTATGCCCCGGGCGAAGTAAGGGTGCAGGCCCAGCCCGGCCGGCATGGGCCGGGTGTCGGCGTTGACGAGGCTGACTGTGGTGTCCAGATGGGGCCCGTGCAGGCGGTACTCCACGGCCGCCGTGAAGGCCCAGGGCCAGTTCATGTCGGCAAAGTCGCGGCTGTCGAAGGTGGCGCGCAGGAAGCCAGTCTCGGCCTGGGCCACCTGCCAGGGGCGGCCCCGCACATCGCCGTGCTGCGCCAGCCCGTTTTTGGTGGTGGGGCGCAACTGCACGGCCTGGCCTCCGAAAGTGAAGCGCGCGTCGCGGATGCGGTTGCTGTAGGGCACCAGCAGAAAGCTGGCGCACTGGCTGCTGGTCTGCACCGCCGCCGGGTCCACGGCGCGCAGCACGGGCCGCCCGCTGGCCGCGTGCAGGTTGAGCACGCTGGCGCCCAGCCCGGGCAGCACCTCCAGGGTCAGGTGCTCGCTGCGCAGGGTCTGCACCGGCCCGGGGCCTGGGGTCACGCGCGGCCCCGGGTGATTTCAAACAGCAGAATTCCCGCCGCCACCGAGGCATTCAGGCTCTGCACCTGCCCGCGCACCGGAATGCTGACCAGGGCGTCGCATTTCTCGCGCACCAGGCGCCGCATGCCCTCGCCCTCGGCGCCAATCACCAGGGCAACCTTGCCACTGAAGTCCACCCGGCGCACGTCCTGGGCCGCTTCGCCCGCCGCGCCGTACACCCACACGCCCTCTTTTTTCAGCGCGTCCATCAGGCGGGGCAGGTTCTTCGTCTGGGCCACAGGCAGGTAACTGGTGGCGCCCGCCGCTGTTTTGGCCACCACCGGCGAGAGTGGCGCGCTGCGCCGTTCTTCGACCACCACGCCGTGCGCGCCCAGCACCTCCGCGCTGCGGATGATGGCCCCAAAGTTGCGCGGATCAGTGATGCCGTCCAGCAGCACGATCAGCAGCGGCTCGCTCCGTTTCTCGGCCAGATCCAGAATGTCGTCCACGCTGGCCCAGTCCAGGTCCTCCACTTCCGCCAGCAGGCCCTGGTGGGCGGTGGTGCCCGCCAGCTGGTCCAGCTCAATCCGTGGAGCAAAGCGCAGGCGCACGCCCGTGGCCTTGAGCTGCGCCACCAGCGCCTCTTCCACGCCCCGCGCGACCAGGACCTCGCTCACGCGTCCATCGCGAAGTGCCTCTAGCACCGGATTCCGCCCGTACAGCAACATGTCAGGCAGTGTACCCGGCGCGGCGCGCGGGCCTACTCGGTGGCCGGGGCCACGAACGCCGCGCTGTCGTAGTAGGTGCGGAAGGCCGTCACCCGGCCATCCCGCACGTCAATCAGGCTCACGCCCCGGTAGGCCACGTCACGTCCCGCTGCCAGCTGGCCGGTGGTTTCCCACTCCATCACACCCAGGCCGCCTTCCTCGTGGCTGCGGGCAAACTCACTGTGCACCTGCGCGAAATTGTTCAGGTAGGTCTGCCAGAACTCTCGGGCGCCGTCCAGGCCCGACCAGCTGTGGGCGCTGAGATTGCGCAGTGTGACCTCTGGAGCGTGCAGCGCCAGCAGATCATCCAGCTGCCGGGTGTTTTCCGCCGTCTGAAGCGCGGCCATAAAGCGTTGGGTGGTGCTGCCGTCCGGGGCGTAGCTCATGGGCCCCAGCACACCATCCCCTGCAGGCCCAGAGCGTAGGCGCGGCTACGGGCTGAAGAAGAGGTGAAGGAGGTGAAGAGAAAGGGGGCCTGAGTGGGCTGGGCCCCTCAGGCTTCGGCGTCGGCCGGGTCAATGCCGCACCACAGCATCAGGGCCACCCGCAGACCGGGGCCGTCCAGCAGGCCCCCATCGCCACGAGCACCATGACGGTGGCAGCTTCCCGCGCGCTGGGGTTGGGGTGCAGGCCATTGCGCTTCAAGGTCAGGAGCATGACCTGCAACGCCGTGCGCTTGTTGCCGTCGCTAAAGCCGTGGTCGTGCGCCAGGGTGGAGCCTATAGCAGCCACTTTGGTGAACAGTGTGGGATAAGCGTCGTCGCCAAAAGCGCTGTCGGTGGCTTTGGCCGTCGCGCTTTCAATCACCCCTGGATGGGCCACCCCGGCACGACCGGGCGAAATCTGAAAAATGCCGTCATGCACGAGGTGAACGAAGGCTGGGGTCGGATACGCCCAACCGTGGTGATGGTCGAAATAGCGTCCTGAGCGTGACACAGATCAGAGGGTAGCCAGCAGATCAAGGGTCTTTTGATCGGCCTGGAGCTGTTCCATGGTCCACGCTTCCAGTTCGGCATCCGCTTGCTCGGTGCGGGGTGTGGGCCGCGTTTCCTTGAGAGACCGAAAGACCGGCGGTTGATCGTCTGGTGTACTGGGTGTGCCCATACCTTCCCCCTGGTCCTGGCAGTGAATCAGCTGTGTGGGCCGCAGTATAGGGCTTTTGGCAGTGGTGTCCCTGGAGCGAACACAGCGGCGCTGTGAACGCTGAACAGCAGAAAGCAAAAAACGGTGCCTGGGGCACCGTTTGCGTCTGGTGGGTCGTGTAGGAATCGAACCTACAACCCGCTGATTAAGAGTCAGCTGCTCTGCCAATTGAGCTAACGACCCAGAGCGGAAGGAAGTATACGGGCCGCTGCCGGGCCTGTCAAGCGGGCTTGGCCCCCAGCAGGGCGCGTACGGTGGCCGCCAGATACAGGCTGCCCGCCACCAGCAGTGTCCCGCCCGCTGGCGTCACGGCCAGGGCGCGCGCCAGGGCCTGGGGGGGGTCGGGCACAGCCTCGCCGCCGAATGTGGCCGCCAGCTGGGCCGGGGGCGTGGCCAGATCACCGGGCGCTGTGAACACGCGCACCGGCACTCGCCCCAGCAGCGGGGCCAGGGTGGCGGCCGTGTCCTTGCGCGCCAGCCCGCCGAACAGCAGCACGTCGGCGCCCGGCACGGCGGCGGCCAGGGCCTGGGTGGCGTGGGGGTTGTGGGCCCCGTCCACCAGCACGGTCTTTCCACCGTGCGCAAAGCGTTCCAGCCGGGCCGGGTGGTTGGCCTGCAGGGCAGCCGGCACCCCCTGTTCATACCCCAGGGTGCGCAGGGTGGCCACGGCCAGCGCAGCGTTCTGCTGCTGGTGGGGGCCCGCCAGCCGGGGGGGCGCGGGCAGCGCGAACAGTTCGGGGTGGCTCTGTGGGGTCAGCAGCGGGGCACCTGCAGTGGCCGCCACCCCGGCAATCACGGCCAGGGCCTCGTCCTGGGCTGTGGTCAGCAGGGGCACGCCGGGCCGGGCCGCCCCCGCCTTGTCCCGGGCAATGGCCGCCACGCTGTCACCCAGCACCGCCGTGTGGTCCAGGCCCACATTCGTCAGGGCCACCGCCGCCACCCGGTCCAGGGCCTGGGTGGCGTCACTCTCGCCGCCCACCCCGGCTTCCATCACGGCCACCTGCACCCCGTCCTCAGCGAAAGCCTGACAGGCCAGGGCCAGCGTCAGATCAAAGAAAGCAGCGTCCGGGGCGTGGGCCTGGGCCCAGGCGATAAAGGCGGCGGCGCGCGCCGGGTCCAGGTTCTGGCCGTCCACCCGGATGCGTTCCTCGTAGGCGTGCAGGTGCGGGCTGGTAAAGCGGCCGGTGCGCACGCCAGCGGTCCGCAGCCCGGCTTCCAGCATGGCGCAGGTACTGCCCTTGCCGTTGGTCCCCACCACACGCACGCTCACAAAGGCGTGGTCGGGGCGGCCCAGGGCCCGGAGCAGGGTCTGGGCGCCCTGGGGGCCACGGGCCCGACCTGCGCGGGTGCGGGCATAGAGCCAGTCGTAATCGGGCCGGGTGTGGTCGGGCGTCGGGTGCGGGGCGGCCATGCGCGCACGGTAAAGCATGGGGCCCGCCCGCCGTCCAGTCTGGTCGGCAGGGGCCCCAGGGCCGCCCGGGTAGCATGCAGGCCGTGACCGACTTTGCCGCAGAAAGCGCCCCGCGTGTGGGCGTCGTGATGGGAAGCCGCAGCGACTTCGAGACGATGGAAGGCGCCCTGAGCACGCTGCAGGCCCTGGGCGTTTCTTACGAGGTGCGGGTGCTCTCGGCGCACCGCACGCCCGCGCTGCTGGCCAGCTACGGCGCGCGGGCCGAGCGGCTGAACTTCTCGTGCCTCATCGCCGGGGCAGGCGGGGCAGCGCACCTGCCGGGCATGCTGGCGGCCTTTACCCGCGTGCCGGTCCTGGGGGTGCCGGTGCAGTCGCGCGCCCTGAGCGGCCAGGACAGCCTGCTGAGCATCGTGCAGATGCCGGCGGGGGTGCCGGTGGCCACCTTTGCCATTGGCGCGGCGGGCGCGAAGAACGCGGCCCTGTTCGCAGCTGCCATCATCGCCACCACTGACCCGGGGGTGCGCGCGCGGCTGGACGCCTTCCGGGCCGCCCAGACCGGGGCCGTGCTGGACAACCCCTTCTTTGACGGCCACCCCCAGGCGGGCGAGGCATGAGCGCCCCACAGCCCACGTCCCACAACCCACAGCCCACGTCTCACAACCCACAGCCCACCCTGGGCATCCTGGGCGGCGGGCAGCTGGCCCAGATGCTGGCCCTGGCCGCCCTGCCGCTGGGCGTGCGCGTGACCGTGCTGGAGCCCGATCCCCAGGCCCCTGCCCGCCTGTGCGCCGAGCATCTGGCCGCGCCCTACACCGACCCCCAGGGGCTGGCCCGGCTGGCGGGGTGCGACGCCGTGACGCTGGAATTCGAGAACGTGCCGCTGCCCGCCCTGGCCGCCCTGGACGGCCGCGTGCCGCTGCGCCCGGGGCCCGGGGTGCTGGCCCGCAGCAAACACCGCGCCCGCGAAAAGGAGGCCCTGCGTGCGGCGGGAGTGGGCACGGCGCCCTTCGTGACCATTGAAGAGGCGGCGGACCTCACCGGCGCCCTGGCGCGGGTGGGCGGCCAGGGCCTGCTGAAAACCAGCGAACTGGGCTACGACGGCAAGGGGCAGGCGCGGGTGAACACCGACGCCGACCTGGGCGCCGCCTGGGCCGCGCTGGGCCGGGTGCCCTGCGTGCTGGAGGGGCTGGTGGCCTTTGAGCGCGAGGTGAGCTTGGCGGTGGCGCGCACGGCGGCCGGGCAGGTGGCGTTCGGGCCGCTGGTGGAAAACGTGCACCGGCAGGGCATTCTGCGCACCAGCGTCTGCCGTGCGGCGCCGCAGGACACCGGGGGGCGGGCCCGCGAACTGGCCCGCGCCGTGGCCGAGGGCTGGGGCCTGGAAGGGCTGCTGACCCTGGAATTCTTTGAGCTGCCCGGCGGGGAGTTGCTGGTGAATGAGGTGGCCCCCCGCGTGCACAACAGCGGCCACCTGACCCAGGACGGCGGCGGGGTCAGCCAGTTCGAGGCCCAGGTGCGCGCGGTGCTGGGGCTGGCGCTGCGTGACTGGTCGCCGCTGCTGCCCTGCGCCATGGTGAACGTGGTGGGCGTGGCCGGCCCAGATGGCCAGCCGCTGCACCCCGACTGGGCCGCCATTGACGCGCTGCCCGGTACCCGCGTGCATCTGTACCACAAAGACTGGCGGGCCGGGCGCAAGTTAGGCCACGTGAATCTGGTGGCCCCCGACGAGGCGACGCTGCACGCGCGTCTGCGTCAGCTTGAAGCGCTGATTCCCTGAGTGAGCGGGCCACGTCTGCCGGGCACACCCCCCTGAACGCCATCTGACCGCCCCACAAACCTCAACCTTCGGGGAAGGCGGGCTGAACGGGCGAACAACCCGGCCTCACGGGCGCGGCGTGCGCGGCCCCTAGCCTGGGGGGCATGACCCGTTCTCTCGCGCTTCTCCCTCTGCTCACGCTGGCCCTGGCGGGCGGCGCGCAGGGCCAGACCTTCAAACTGGTGTTCAAGGCCACCGAAGCCTCCATCCGCAAGGGCGAGGTGCGGGAGCAGGCCATCGTCAAATCCTGGCCGCTGCCGGCGGCGGGCGTGAAGGCCAGCAAGAAATACAACAAGGTCAGCAGCACCTTCACGCCCACGCTGAACCGCATTGAGAAGGCCCTCAGCGCCCGCAAGCCCCGGCCCGCCGTGTTTCGCAATGTGGGCGGCAGCTGGGTGGCCCAGGGCCAGACGGGCTGGGTCTTTGACCGCGACGCCACCAAAAAGAACCTGCTGCGCGCCATCCGGTCCGGTAAAAAGACCGCCCAGGTGGCCTACAAGCGCATTGAGCCGGCCCGCAGCGTGAAGGTGCTGGCCGCACGGGGCGTGCGCTGGCACGTGGCCTCGGGCAGCAGCAGCTACGCGGGCAGCCCGGCTTTCCGCGAAAAGAATATTCTGGTGGGGGCCAGCAAGCTGGATAACTTCTTTATCGCGCCGGGCCACGAATTCAACTTCAACGAGGAAATCGGACAGATTGACGCCAGCACCGGCTTCGTGAAGGGCTTTGTGATCAGTGACGGCACCCTCACCAAGGAGGACGGCGGCGGCATCTGTCAGGTCAGCACCACCATCTTCCGGGCGCTGTACCAGGCCGGTCTGCCCATCACCGAGCGCCACGAACACAGCCACCGCGTGAAGTACTACGACCCCGTGGGCTTTGAAGCCACCGTGTATGCCCCGGCCAAGAATCTGCGCATGAAAAACGACACCGGCGCGCACCTGTTCATCCAGGCCACCTGGAACGCGGCGGCGGACACTCTGCGCTTCGATGTCTTTGGGGCCAACACCGGGCGGCAGGTGAACATCAGTAGGCCCGTCATTACCAACTTCAAGCCCCCCGCCAAGCCCAGCTACACCCCCGACAAGAGCGTGGCCCTGGGCGGGCGCCGCCTGCTGGATACCCCGGCGCAGGGCATGACCAGCGTGATCACCCGCACCATCAAGGTGGGCGGCAAGGTGGTGAGCAAGGACACCCTGAAAAGCGTCTATGAACCCTGGGGCGCGGTCTACGGCGTGAACCCCAAGGACAAGCGCCTGAAGCGCTAAGGACGTTGCACCTCACGTTACGACTTTGCAGGAGAGCACCGCAAAGTCTCCACTTCCGGTGCAACGTCCTTTTTTCGAGACTCGCTCTGCGGCGCAGCTGTTTCAGCCTGCTCGGTTGCTCTCAAGATCAACAGCGAGCGACTTAAGACGGTTTCCGAAAAGGTCCGTCACACGTGAGAGAACTTTTCCGAGCGGAGGGACCCGGGGAGCTGCGGAGCAGAGGAGGAGAAGGGAAGGCGTTCCGGGCATTGGACCGCTCCCCGCCCTGGGCGGGGAGCATCCCCCTTCCTCCTGAATGTGACGGGAATGGACGGCCAGCCGTGTCACCCTGAGCAAGACCGGGCCGCCTCGCACTGGGGCGGCCCCCAGCGTGGCCGCTGCCCCGGCTGACCACCACCTGACGCCGTGCAAAACTTCGCCGCTCTGGCCGGGGTGTCTCGGGTACACTGCGCCTGTGCTCCTGACAACCCTGCTTCTGCTGATGGCTCTGGGTGGAGTCGCGCTGCTGCTCAGCGGCGTGACCCGGGGCAAATCGCGCTATTCCGCCATTCCCCAGGGCCACGCCCGGCGTGACAGCGCCCAGGATGTCTTCTGGGAAGCCCGCGTGCTGGCTGCGCTGCACGGCAACCGCGCCGCCCTGGAACGCCACGTGCTGACCAAGCAGCGTCAGCACCCGGGCCTGAAGCGCTGGCAACTGCTGCGCCTCGTGGATCTGGACCTGGCCAAGAAGGCGGGCAAGGGGCGCCACGTGCCGCGCCCCGCCGTGTTCCGCACGCATTTTTAAGGGCGAGACCGCACGCAGGCGCCCGGACAGAAGCGCGTGCGGGCGCTCCCTGTTTTCTTTACACTGGCGCGCACATGCCCCTGCCTGCTGTGCCTGACGACCTCCGGACTTCCCGCCTGTGGCTGCGCCGCCCCCGGGTGGCCGACGCCCCCGCCCTGGTGGCGGCTGTCAACGCCTCGCACGCAGAGCTGCGGCGCTGGATGCACTGGGCCCAGGTGCCCCTGACCCTGGAAGCGGCCCAGGCCAACCTGCACGCGGCCGCCGAGCGCTTCGAGACGCGCGAGAACCTGCGCTACCACGTGTGGAATCCGCAGGGCACCGAACTGCTGGGCAGCAGCGGCTACCACGCCCTGGACTGGCGGGTGCCGAAGGGCGAAATAGGCTACTGGATAGCCACGGCCCACACCGGCCAGGGCTACGCGCAGGAAGTGGCCCAGGCCCTGACCGATCTGGCCCTGGGCCCGCTGGGCTTTGCCCGCCTGGAAATCCGCTGCGACCCCGGGAACACCCGCAGCGCCCGCATTCCCCGGGCCCTGGGCTACGCCCTGGACGCCCGCTTCGTGAACGACGACGTGCGCGCCGATGACCCGGCGCAGTTGCGCGACACGCTGGTGTTCAGCCGCCTGGGGAAGCGGTGATGGTTGACGGTTGATGGAGAAAGAGAGGGGCTCGCGGCTGTAAGCCCTTCACCATCACCCTTCAACTATCACCCGTCCACCCTCTACGGCGTCAGCCGCGTTCCTGTTTCACCCCGCGCGGCGGCGGCCAGCACGCCGGTCTGCATGCCGCTGGCAATGACCGCGAAGGGAGCGCCCCGGTCCAGAGCGTCCAGGGCCGCGCGCACCTTGGGCCTCATGCCGCCGGCAATCCAGCCGGCCGCCATGCCGGCTTCGGCCTCGGCGCGGGTCAGGTGGGGGACCAGGCTCTCGGGGTCGGGGTAGGCGCGGTACACGCCCTCGACATCGGTCAGGAACACGATGCCGTCACCCAGGGCGCCCGCCACCGCGCCGGCGGCCGTGTCGGCGTTCACGTTCAGGGGCTCGCCCGCTGCGTCCACCGCCACGCAGCCCACCACCGGGGTCAGGCCTGCGCCCAGCAGGGTGCGCAGCAGCGCCGCGTTCACGCCGGTCACCCGGCCCACCCGGCCCAGCGCCGGGTCCAGGGGCTCGGCCTGCAGCAGCCGGTCGTCGCGGCCCATCAGGCCCACGGCCTGCCCCACATCCTGGCTCAGCGCCTTGTTCAGCCCGCACAGCGCCAGTTCCACAGCGTGCATGGCCTGCGGCGAGGTCACGCGCAGGCCGTCCCGGAATTCGCTGACAATGCCGCGCGCCGCCAGTTCCTGCTCAATCACCGGGCCGCCGCCGTGCACCACCACCACCGCATGCTCGGTGCGCAGGGCCGCAATCTCGGCGGCCACCGCGCGGCGCAGCTTCAGACTTTTCATGGCATTGCCGCCGTACTTGACGATCACGCCCCCGAGTCTAGGCGAGAAACGCGCGCCCCGGACCCTAATCGTGGCTGGCGCGCAGGGCAGCGGGCACGGGGGTGGCCGGCGGCTGCGTCCCCACCGGGCGGGCATACCACGTCATGACCGGGCGGGCGTCCAGGGTAAACGCAAAGCCCAGACGCTCCCAGAAGCGGGCGCCACGCGGATTGTCACCCAGCACGCTGGCCAGAATGCGCGTGGTGCCCGGCGCCACCCGGCCCTCCAGGTGGCGCACGGCCCGGCGGCCCCAGCCCTGCGACTGACGGTCCTCGCGAATCAGGAGCAGGTTGATCGTCAGGTCGCCTGGCCCGGGGAAGTCGCGCTTGCAGTCCAGACTGCCGATCACCTCGCCGTCATCGTCCAGCAGCAGTTCCAGGCTGCGGCGGGGGTCCAGCAGGGCCAGTTCCACGTCCCGCTGCACTTCACTGAGGGTGGGCAGGCGCGTGCTCAGCAGTTCGAAATACCCGGGCGACGCGGCGTACAGCTGGTGGAGCAGCGGCGCGTGGTGCAGCGCCAGCGACGTAACGTTCAAAGGGCCTCCCCGGGTCCGGCTGGGTCGGGCAAAGAAGGGCTTGGGTGATGGCCGGACTGAGCCGAGCATACGCCGCCTGCAGCCCGGCGCGGTGAATTCCGCCACAGCCGTGCCCAAAGACCCACTTCACCGAACAGGGGGGGCAGGTGCGCTACCCTGCACAGATGACCGCTGCCCCCCACTTCTACGCCCGTCGGCTGCGGCGCCCCGGCGCCGTGCTGGCCCCCATGGCGGGCTACAGCGACGCCCCCATGCGCCAGCTGGCCACCGAACAGGGCGCGCTGTGGACGGTCAGCGAGATGATCAGCGCGCGCGGCCTGATGTCGGGCGGCGACTCGGAGAAACTGAACCTGGGCCGCCCCTATCCCGGCGAGGCGGAGCGCGTGGTGCAGCTGTTCGGCGCCGAGGGCGAGGTGCTGGCCGCAGCCGTGGCCCGCGCAGAGGCCTGGTTTGCCCCGGCGGCCCTGGACCTGAACATGGGCTGCCCGGTGCCCAAGATCCGGGGCCGGGGCGGGGCGTGCCTGCTGCAGACCCCCGAGGTGGCCTATGAACTGGTGCGCGCCATGAAGAGTGCCACCGCCCTGGACGTGAGCGCCAAGATTCGCCTGGGCTGGGACCACGACCGCAGCCTGGAGGTGGCCCAGGGCCTGGAGGCAGCGGGCGCGGCCCTGATTACGGTGCATGGCCGCACCAGCGCCCAGCGCTACACCGGCGAGGCCGACTGGGAGGCCATTGCGCGGGTGGCGGCGGCAGTGAAGGTGCCGGTGGTGGGCAGCGGCGACGTGACCACGCCGGACGTGGCGCGGCAGCGGGCCCGTACGGGGGTGGCCGCCGTGATGATTGGCCGGGGGGCGGTGGGCAATCCCTGGATTTTCCGCGCCCTGGCCACCGGCCAGGATGAGCGGCCCGGTCCCCAGGAGCGCGCCTGCACCGCCCTGCGCCACGCCGAGTTGCAGGAGCAGTTCTATGCCGACCCCACCGGCCGCCTGACCCTGCGCCCGCTGCGCAAGGTGCTGCCCGCCTACCTGCCGGACTTCCCAGAGCTGCGCGAGGCCCTGGTGAACGTGGTGACCGTGCAGGACGTGCGGGCCGCCCTGCGCCCGCTGCTGGAAGAGCGGCCAGACAGGCAAGGCGCGCCGGGGGGCGACGCGGCAGGGTATGCTGTGGGTCATTCATGAACGTGCGCGAGTATTACGCCTACCTGACGGCTGCGCGGGAGCAGCTGTGGAACTTCCTGCGCGCCCTGCCTGCAGAGGACCTGAACCGGAATCTCATCGAGACCGGCGACCGGTTTCACTGCATCAAGGACCTGCTGCTGCACGTGACAGATGTGGAAGACCACTGGGTCCACGGCATTGCGCTGGGTGACGGTGTGCAGAGCCAGTACCCGCACGACTGGGTGCAGCCCCAGGCCGCGCAGTACGACCTGAACTGGATTCTGGACTACAGCCGTGAGGTGACGCGGCGCACCCAGGCCCTGCTGGACAGTGACCCGGACCTGGACCGCAGCGTGAAGCTGGTGCAGGACGACCCCGCCAGCGACACCGTGACCCTGGACCAGCTGCTGTGGAACGTGATGACCCACGAGGTCCGCCACACCGCCCAGATTGCCCTGATGATCCGCCAGCTGGGCCATACCCCGCCCTGGCTGGATTACATGCGCTTCGTGCGCCCCCAGAGCACCCCCGCCCAGGCCGGCGCCCCGGACCAGGGCCTGGACCCTGGCGACCTGGACGACGAGCTGTAAGAGCCGGCGGCAACAAGGTCAGCACAGCCGCGCCTGGACCACCGGGCGCGGCACTGACGTTGGCGGGCGTTGACATTTGCCCGGCGCCCCGCACGACCTTGTGGTGGGCTCGGCGGTCTGGGATACCACTTCTCTGTCAGCAGAAAGCCCCACGCCGAGGGGGCCTACTTCCCCAGGCTTGATCCCAGTGCCAGCTTCAGCGCGGCCTCGGCGTTCAGCAGGCCCGCGCCGCAGCTTCGTTCGGGCTGTGGGTCGCAGCGGCCCCCGGGAAAGGGCGAGGCGCTGCGGGTGAGGTACGAGCGCAGCAGCGCCGGGCTGAGGTTGGGGCGCACGCCCAGCAGCAGGCTGGCCACACCCGCCGCGTGGGGCGCGGCAAAGCTGGTGCCGTTGGGGCTGCGTTCGCCGCCCGGGCCCGTGGCGCTGCTGGCCACAATGCCCTGCCCGGGGTCACCCCCCGGCGCGGCCAGGGCCACCGCGCGGCCCCAGTTGGCGTAACTGGGGCGCCCCCCGGCGGCGCTCACGCTGGTCACAGTCAGCACATTGCGGCAGCCGGCCGGGGAATAGCCGGCCGCGTCCCGCCCGTCGTTGGCCGCGCCGGCGATCACCAGGGCGCCCCTGGCCGTCACGGCGTCCACCGCCGCCTGCACCCGCGCGTCGCAGCCGGTCAGGGGAATAAAGTCGGCGTACAGGCTGAGATTCAGAATGCGCGCCGGGTTGGGGTTGGCGCCCACTCCGGGTACCGGCAGACCAGCGGCCCACTTCAGGCCGTCCACCAGATCCGGCACTTCAATGGTGCCGTCCACCGCCGCCACCCGCACATGCACCACCCGCGCCTGGGGGTTAATGCCCGCCATGCCCCGGCCGTCGTGCGCCGCGCCAATCAGGTTGGCAATCACCTCGCCGTGGTAGGCGTAGTCGCCCACCGCGCGGGCGTCCGGGTCACGCCCGTTGCCGTCGCCGGTGCGGGCTGGGCTGCTCACGAAGTCGTACCCATTCACCGCCCGCGCGCCCAGTTCGGGGCTGGGCACATAGCCCGTGTCCAGCACCGCCACCGTGACCGGTGCGCCGCGTCCGCCAGGGCCGGTGCCCGGCAGCAGCGCCCACGCCTGCGGCAGCCGGATGGCCCCCAGATTCCACTGCCGGGCTGCCAGGGGATCGGTGGGCAGGGTGGGCGCCGCAGAGGTGGCGGCGGGGGTGGCCGGGCGGGAAGACGGCGCGGCCCCCCCAGCGGGCAGCGGCAGCAGGGGCGCCGTGGGCCGGGGCGCGCCGGGCAGTGGGCTGAGTTCGGGCAACGTGAGGTCCTGCGCGGGGGCGGCGGACCCCAGCAGGGCCGCGCCCAGCAGCGTGCGGGCAAGCAGGTGGGCCGTCATCCGCGCAGTGTGCGCCCCGGGCCTGACGCCCACCTGAGGGCGGCATTGGGGCTACCATCACCCTGATGAGCGCCCCTGTGCCGGCCCCCCTGCCTACCCATCCCACCGCGCGGCCCGTGGTGGTGCTGACTGGGGCGTCCAGCGGCATTGGCCGGGCCACGGCCGAGGAGCTGGCGGACCTGGGCTACGCGCTGGTGCTCGCTGCCCGCCGCGCCGATGAACTGCAGGCCCTGGCCCGGCGCCTGGACCCCAGCGGCGCGCGGGTGATCGCCGTGC
Protein-coding sequences here:
- a CDS encoding nuclear transport factor 2 family protein, with the translated sequence MSYAPDGSTTQRFMAALQTAENTRQLDDLLALHAPEVTLRNLSAHSWSGLDGAREFWQTYLNNFAQVHSEFARSHEEGGLGVMEWETTGQLAAGRDVAYRGVSLIDVRDGRVTAFRTYYDSAAFVAPATE
- the purE gene encoding 5-(carboxyamino)imidazole ribonucleotide mutase, which encodes MQAVTDFAAESAPRVGVVMGSRSDFETMEGALSTLQALGVSYEVRVLSAHRTPALLASYGARAERLNFSCLIAGAGGAAHLPGMLAAFTRVPVLGVPVQSRALSGQDSLLSIVQMPAGVPVATFAIGAAGAKNAALFAAAIIATTDPGVRARLDAFRAAQTGAVLDNPFFDGHPQAGEA
- a CDS encoding aldose 1-epimerase; the protein is MTPGPGPVQTLRSEHLTLEVLPGLGASVLNLHAASGRPVLRAVDPAAVQTSSQCASFLLVPYSNRIRDARFTFGGQAVQLRPTTKNGLAQHGDVRGRPWQVAQAETGFLRATFDSRDFADMNWPWAFTAAVEYRLHGPHLDTTVSLVNADTRPMPAGLGLHPYFARGIGGTDPTLEVDTELMYDTDERQLPLGAARPVTPAEDFRRPTPVGQRQIDATYTAWNGVARLDWGHRALTLTADNVYSHLVVFTAPDGSLALEPVSHATDALNLAAQGVDGTDLRVLSPGQTLAGTVRLTLEGDWSGMAGDEVTRG
- the rlmB gene encoding 23S rRNA (guanosine(2251)-2'-O)-methyltransferase RlmB translates to MLLYGRNPVLEALRDGRVSEVLVARGVEEALVAQLKATGVRLRFAPRIELDQLAGTTAHQGLLAEVEDLDWASVDDILDLAEKRSEPLLIVLLDGITDPRNFGAIIRSAEVLGAHGVVVEERRSAPLSPVVAKTAAGATSYLPVAQTKNLPRLMDALKKEGVWVYGAAGEAAQDVRRVDFSGKVALVIGAEGEGMRRLVREKCDALVSIPVRGQVQSLNASVAAGILLFEITRGRA
- a CDS encoding glutamate ligase domain-containing protein, which encodes MAAPHPTPDHTRPDYDWLYARTRAGRARGPQGAQTLLRALGRPDHAFVSVRVVGTNGKGSTCAMLEAGLRTAGVRTGRFTSPHLHAYEERIRVDGQNLDPARAAAFIAWAQAHAPDAAFFDLTLALACQAFAEDGVQVAVMEAGVGGESDATQALDRVAAVALTNVGLDHTAVLGDSVAAIARDKAGAARPGVPLLTTAQDEALAVIAGVAATAGAPLLTPQSHPELFALPAPPRLAGPHQQQNAALAVATLRTLGYEQGVPAALQANHPARLERFAHGGKTVLVDGAHNPHATQALAAAVPGADVLLFGGLARKDTAATLAPLLGRVPVRVFTAPGDLATPPAQLAATFGGEAVPDPPQALARALAVTPAGGTLLVAGSLYLAATVRALLGAKPA
- the purK gene encoding 5-(carboxyamino)imidazole ribonucleotide synthase — protein: MSAPQPTSHNPQPTSHNPQPTLGILGGGQLAQMLALAALPLGVRVTVLEPDPQAPARLCAEHLAAPYTDPQGLARLAGCDAVTLEFENVPLPALAALDGRVPLRPGPGVLARSKHRAREKEALRAAGVGTAPFVTIEEAADLTGALARVGGQGLLKTSELGYDGKGQARVNTDADLGAAWAALGRVPCVLEGLVAFEREVSLAVARTAAGQVAFGPLVENVHRQGILRTSVCRAAPQDTGGRARELARAVAEGWGLEGLLTLEFFELPGGELLVNEVAPRVHNSGHLTQDGGGVSQFEAQVRAVLGLALRDWSPLLPCAMVNVVGVAGPDGQPLHPDWAAIDALPGTRVHLYHKDWRAGRKLGHVNLVAPDEATLHARLRQLEALIP
- a CDS encoding type II toxin-antitoxin system death-on-curing family toxin, which encodes MSRSGRYFDHHHGWAYPTPAFVHLVHDGIFQISPGRAGVAHPGVIESATAKATDSAFGDDAYPTLFTKVAAIGSTLAHDHGFSDGNKRTALQVMLLTLKRNGLHPNPSAREAATVMVLVAMGACWTAPVCGWP